The window ATTAATAACTATCAAAATCTCTACAAACTATAGGCACGTCTTATTGGGGGGTTTGGGATTTGGAATGAAACTAGAAATTAGTGACTTCCATTCCAGCTATTGGGTTGGAAGGAGTTCTATTCCTATTCCGATTTTAAGAAGGGATGGAATATGTACCCTAATTCCTCAGAATATAATCCGGACTCTCCTTTAGTATTCAAAGTCTACTTCGATTTCAGTCACGAATCCAATACATTGGAGAACATAGCTGTTTTGATTCTCATTCTAATTCAGATGGTGAACCAAATGCATCCTATATTTCTTGACGTTCCTCGTTTTCTTTCTCCATTGTTCGAACGTGGTCCGTTGGAGTTAAAAATACATGAATAGTTTAAGTTCATGGTAGTTGCATAGCACACCTGAAACCACTTGCTGCAGATCCCTATACCTGTCGACAACTTCAATGGAGAATTATTGGAACGTCCATGGCTTATATCTTTAATTTACCTAAAGTAAATATAGAACCAAGCACATCCGGATGAAAGATCTGTTTGATATAAGTGCATGGAAAGAGGCAAAGATATAGGAGACTTATTATTTTATCCCATGTAGTTTTAATAGGTTATTTGATGGAATAGGAATGGAAGATGAAGACAATTGGGTGTTGCAGAGCTGTGGAAGCCAGTATGGCGAAGGAGGTGAACCAAAAAGGGAAGGGAAAAGGTGCCATGAGCTTTGGGCACCCGTGCCAACACCTTTAGGTCCACCAAAAGGGTGAAGCGTGCTTGTAGACTGGTACTGGTCTTTGCACTGATACTTAGGTCACGCCCACTGCATTGATACTTGGACCAAACCGGTTGTCTAAACGAGAAATATTTCTTATTTGGTTGGAAATTTCAAATAAGAGGGATAAAAAAGTAGcatttctataaaaataagatattttattttatgaaaaaaaattataggggacatgaaaaagttactttATCACCGGTTATGAATTGAAATCCGTTTTTTTCCAAAAGTACCCTTAAGCTATCAAAATCTATGGGTAaagtctttctttttattaaaggtACAACAGATATTTCATACaatatttttcagaaaagtagatGTTCAATTAAACATAAGCTACTCTAGAATGTGTCACGATCAACCAAATATGCTAAAATTATTTTCTTGAGCACCATATTCTCAAGAATaatctttctagaaaaaatattaaagaaatttTCTACGAACCAAACTTGTTCTTAGATCATACCCATTGGGCTTCTTGGGAAAAACAGGGTTCAAGCACATGTAATGTGCATGCATCTTCTCCGATAGGttggttagatttaggtttataGGTTTGGATCATATTCTCCACTAGGATTTAAGGCAGGCCCATTGGGCTTGTTAACTACTTTCTATTACCATACAATTAAGAGGTTGGCATGTGTGATCCATGGACAGTCTACAATCTTTAAAGTTATATatgcataatatatatatatatatatatatatatatatatatataaacttttTGTGTTTGATATTTTTGTGATGTCTTCAATTACCAAGAattagttttaattaaaaaataattcgaCAACTATAAGTATTTATAGGAATTATAATTGTTTTTCATAGATGGTGGGGGTCTAGACTGCATGTGGAAAGAAAATCTGAagaattttttctctctttcttttgttgtGTACGCGCAAAGGAGTCAGAACATCAGATTGGAGCGTTAGGGGATGACTGGGATTGGGAGATGTGTGGTTTAAGGCTAGGAAGCCAATCCGGATTTATTCCTTTCCCAATAATATATTATAGCAAATGGTAGATACTATAATCAAATCTTTCCTCCCTCCCCTCTTCTTTGTTGGATGATTTAAGTCTCACAATTTGCATTCTTGGATAAATATATAAGTCTAACATCAACTCTCAAAAACTCGATTGGATACCAacatatctatatccatatttgttttgctTGATGAATACCgatacggatatggatattagttggatataaaaatttatatccatatttgttttaaatgtaTATGGATACAAATCTGGTAGTCGAAGTATGAATATAAATACGAATATAAAtcggataattaaattttattattatagaatCAAAGTTATTACTAAGTGAAaggtaaatcaagttaatagtatGTTAATATagtcatttattatttttttaaagtttatgaatgctatataaaattaaatagaattacaaaataaaaatcGGATATTTGGATATGGATTAGTTAGCAATcaatccatatccatatttattttttttttgacggaAATGGATATGCATACGGATATTAGTCAAATGATGCtcaaatttatatctatatccGAATAAATTTGGATACAAAAATAGATCGGGAGGGATATTATACGGTCCACTTTCACCCCTATTAACTTTAGTAGGTTGGGCTGAACTAAAACAAAGGATTGGACAGAGATTTGGGCTTCTCTGCGGACCTTAGGCCCAGATAATTGTTTAATCCTTGACATATATTACCAAATGTGGATCTGAACAATATTCCCAACCTAACTTGTTAACATCAACGACATTTTCCTGTATGCATGTGTACCAACGGAAACAAAAATCATGATTCCCTCAGGTCATTAGGGTATatctatatgatataatataaaagCTGGTCTTTTCAGCAGGGATGTATATAATGTTGCCAAATGTACGAAAAGTTTGCATGTAATATTGCCAAGTGTAGGTAGCAAGGCCACTTGTTTAATGATAATAAATCTCACCTCTAGCTTCTTTATCTTCCTCACCTTTTATAATAGTATAAATGATGATAATCCCTGGTCGACCAGTGTAATGCAAGACTAATGGATGccatatttataatattataaataatattaaatcccatTTAATTAGTTTTATGTAAGACTAATGAATGAtgataaattattaattttatgaaatctaaattCCTATTTAAAATATGTAAATTTAGACATGAACAACCtaaatcaaatttttataaACACAGAAGATACTGCTAACATTTTAACACATgcttgcttcttcttttttttttaagcaaatatATCATATTGGGTACGAATATATCTGATCAATTTTAGAGGAACCGGCGGAGAcgatggaggaggagaaaaggagaagaaaaacgcCGAATCTGATCACTTTCAGCGTGATTCCCGCCATATCTGGTCATGGCAGACACCCCCAGATCTAGCCCGTACTCTTACGATTTTATTCAAATAAAATGATTGTCGCATCTAGATCTACTCTCTCTTTTTCGCTGCCTATCAAATCTTTTTTTATATACTGAGACGTTGCCTCCCCTTTCGATTAATAGAACGTGGCATCTTGTAAATAATGAAGAGTGCGGGACCCAAAAGCATCACGCTACCCTCCGAGCACAAAACGACAATAATTTAAAGAATCGCATGTAGATATGCATGAAATGTCGTCTGGTCCAGTTAGGATGCCTGGCTTTCATCCAGGCGGCGACTCGGGTTCCAATCCCGGACTTGGGATATCATTTTCttaaaatcaaacaaaatttgatttaaaatataatataatttaccAAAAGCAGTCAAAATACACGGCAGATTTGGAAAATCTCGAACTAAGGAGTAAGGCCTAAATATGGTGCTGCTCGCTAAGGCCTAAATATGGTGCTGCTCAGAAATATCCAGAttatattcaataataaaataacaTTACAGACAAAGCACGTAAAATCAGCATATAACTAACTATTCTAGAAAGGCCCCGTGGCTGGAAAAGAAAATGCTATCAGGTATACTCTCTAGAATTTATTATCTTTTaagttttttaaatatattcatACTTGATACTCGATTATCCGATTTGTATGAAACATTCACTtccgcacaaaaaaaaaaaatcttaaatctGGTGGCTTAGCAGGCAGGTCTCTTTAGCCcccattttattaaaaaaaaaggagtaaaTAATTTAACTTCTATAGGGGGAAAAAGGAAAACTCTAAAGAAACTCGTTTCCCTTGACCAGACCAACAAGGCCGTGATATGATAAGATCTTCTCATCTCCATCCCTATCTAAACGGACGGTCCAGAACACCTGACCTGCACGACCACCGTCGCATCAACGGCTCAGATCATCCCTCGCATTTGCAAAGAaaccaggaaaaaaaaatagtaaaacaaGATCACCGCTCAGCCATTTATTTTATTAACAAAGCTAAAACCACACAGTACAAATAACAACGCAACCAACCAAAGCCCGGATAAGCTCTCACACCACGTGCGTCACGTGTCGGCCGATCCGACCGCCGATCTTTGACTTCTCCTCGGCATTTCCGCGCCCGGTGGTGCAGTAGTCGCGGGCGGCGTAGAGCTGGTAGGGCGCGGCGTCGGTGGCGATCCACTGCTCGACGGTGAACTGCTGCTGGGCGCACCCCATATGGGGACCTGTGGTTGTGACCTCCACGTAGTTGCAGTACCACCCGTGGTGGGACCCGCTCCCATCTGAGGTCAGATTCATCCAGCACGGCGTGGTCGAAAGGCACGGTCCCCGGCCGCTGAAGATGTCGAGGTTGCCCCTCTCGAAGTAGTTGTGGCCGGCCTCCATGATGCCACCCCACGACTCGATGTCCGTGATGGCCACGCCCCAGCCGTCCGATCCGGCGAGGATGAGGCTGATCACCGAGTCCGTGCCGCCCTTCCAGATGGAGCCCGTCCTGATGTACACCGTATACACGCACTGGTTCTCATCATCGTCGCCGTTCACGGGCTGTcaacaagagaaaagaaaagagttagCAGGATAGGATGGTAAATAGATGACGATGGAAGCATACTTACTTTTATTGTAATGGGGGTGACGCAGTGGGAGACGATAGCAAGAGAGGAgacgaggaggaagaggaagacggcTTTCTTGGCTCCCTTGATCATCTCCTCTTCTTTTGCGGTGGCTATGGAGGAAAAGAAGGTGAGGGGAACTGGGGGTGTGGGGAGATGATAAAAAGGAAAGGAGGGGGGTGGTGGGGTCAGTGCCCAGCCAGTAATGTACAAACTGGTGGATATTATTAATGGAGATTTGTAGCTGGAGACGGGATATTCCTGGGATTTTAGGGGGATTTGGTTATGTTACTACGAGGGTGATGATTAAGTTTTCCTACACCAGTGGTTTGGAGCCAGTGTGGTAGGGGTCATTGAtcatttccatacatattcctAGGGAAAACATTGAAAGCTGGATTAGCAATGTCTTGGGGCTTGAGTCTCAAGCCAGCATGAAAGAATTCTTGGTGGAAAACATTCGGACTGAACCTATCTGAAGAGCAAATAAAGTTCAATTAGAAGGTAAGGCTGCTCCTTGATAGTTATCGGACAACAGACCAATTAGATTCATCCATTGGTCTCGATCTAACCAATAGAAATATAAGATCGGAGTTCTCACCATGGGTCGAAACTTTATAGAGTTTGATTAACTTTTCTGATGAGTTGAGGGGTTTAATGTTTAGATACTTAAAGGTTTTGCCACAGCAGAATTTGGGATAGAAAGAGTTAGTATATGCAGCATTACTTTTGTACGTCGAgggactattttcatattttgaacGCATGATATTTAGATCTcattctttatatttttttattaaaaaattattttttaccaaaaaataaaaatatatttatttatttgtactTAAGTATTACAAGCATCTATAATCGGATTCTCAAACCTTGAACCGAGAACCGGGTTCGAGTTGTCTTTCTTTCACCATAGAGAACTCATATATTGGCCAAGCATGTTGTTTATTCTTAAAATAAAGGATGCAACTTTTATTTGCATATGaggatattttaattattattagtaATAAGTataatttaataatatcaaTTAAATGATCTATTTGAGACTTGCAAGGAGGAAATGAGATGGAGATTATTAAAATAACATTAGATGTTTTGCTTACCCATCTAAAACTCTTTCAGAGTTCTTTCTCCTCCCTTAGTCCCTATTTGAAAtcaaattccttttttttattttttgggacGATCTAGAACATGAAAAAATCCAGAATTATGGGAGCTAACTCCCAAGTTCAAGTTCGATCCATATAGTTATGAAGAAATAAACATGCCTTGAAATCCAATCAAAACAGAATATAAGCATCTGGCGGTAATAGGTAATCTATCCTAGTGTTCCGGCAGGACATGTAAAACCGTGTCACGTGAGATCTTAAAAGTACATCCAGGTGCGGCACGTGTTTCGAGAATTATCATCATAAGAAAGGGATATTTTTTTAACGCAAAGT is drawn from Phoenix dactylifera cultivar Barhee BC4 unplaced genomic scaffold, palm_55x_up_171113_PBpolish2nd_filt_p 000843F, whole genome shotgun sequence and contains these coding sequences:
- the LOC120107364 gene encoding PLAT domain-containing protein 3-like encodes the protein MIKGAKKAVFLFLLVSSLAIVSHCVTPITIKPVNGDDDENQCVYTVYIRTGSIWKGGTDSVISLILAGSDGWGVAITDIESWGGIMEAGHNYFERGNLDIFSGRGPCLSTTPCWMNLTSDGSGSHHGWYCNYVEVTTTGPHMGCAQQQFTVEQWIATDAAPYQLYAARDYCTTGRGNAEEKSKIGGRIGRHVTHVV